The Ficedula albicollis isolate OC2 unplaced genomic scaffold, FicAlb1.5 N00954, whole genome shotgun sequence genome includes a region encoding these proteins:
- the LOC107604487 gene encoding feather keratin Cos1-2-like produces the protein MPSLGLHSLELGRQQGLVWFGVPCGLCLRCACALLPPCPVCQLQRQAPDMSCPEKCQQCQPCNPCCQPCGPCPLANSCNECCVRQCQSSHVAIEPPVVLVTLPGPILSSFPQNTAVGSSTSAAVGNILSCGGVPISSGGFDLSCITNCYGSRCCPPC, from the coding sequence ATGCCCAGTTTGGgcctgcacagcctggagctgggcaggcagcagggcctTGTGTGGTTTGGGGTGCCTTGCGGGCTGTGTCTGAGGTGTGCGTGtgctctgcttcctccctgccctgtgtgccagctgcagcgCCAGGCTCCAGACATGTCCTGCCCTGAgaagtgccagcagtgccagccctgcaacccttgctgccagccctgcggcCCCTGCCCgctggccaacagctgcaatgagtgctgtgtcaggcagtgccagagctcccACGTGGCCATTGAGCCGCCTGTTGTGCTGGTCACCCTGCCCggccccatcctcagctccttcccacagaaCACCGCCGTGGGatcctccacctctgctgccgTTGGCAACATCCTCAGCTGTGGTGGAGTGcccatcagctctgggggcttTGACCTCTCCTGCATCACCAACTGCTATGGCAGCAGATGTTGTCCCCCCTGCTAA